One region of Candidatus Peribacteraceae bacterium genomic DNA includes:
- a CDS encoding type II secretion system protein, whose protein sequence is MRRTKPGFTVIELLLAVSILSTLSSVVIMAIAPRTQILKTRDVERSELSQQLSNSMESRMLDEQTIAEWNAIPECTEENRLTCAKRICKAGAGCPLDEALSLESLVPAYITHLPVDIVMDMDDVCTGFMVYKQRGRPRVFSPNHGKLPGETPRGGCKPQVAYHHIFYNNSSYDGYDASPSPEDDAAIAPDKVVLLPGETSSFVNYTNYEKGLNGIMVDLAFSPNPAGITAADFTFQQSFTWAVTMAPSSVTVREGAGVGGSDRVTIIWPDNVLQRKWVRVTVLATPNTGLEENEVHYWGNAIGEADVGNEPLRYNVNYLDEEELRARVTSSASITNKYDVNRDGVVDAVDELIAHNNPAGYAPGSTNPGGPYRTLRVLTATEEEPEFVYE, encoded by the coding sequence ATGCGACGTACGAAACCCGGTTTCACCGTCATCGAACTCCTCCTCGCCGTGAGCATTCTCAGTACGCTCAGCAGCGTGGTGATCATGGCCATAGCTCCACGCACGCAAATCCTCAAGACACGGGATGTGGAGCGGTCGGAGCTCTCCCAACAGCTCAGTAACTCCATGGAGAGCAGGATGCTCGACGAGCAGACGATCGCCGAATGGAACGCCATCCCCGAATGCACGGAAGAGAACAGGCTCACCTGCGCCAAGCGGATCTGCAAGGCGGGAGCAGGTTGCCCTCTGGACGAAGCGTTGAGCCTAGAATCGCTCGTTCCCGCGTACATCACGCACCTTCCGGTGGATATCGTGATGGATATGGACGACGTCTGCACCGGCTTCATGGTGTACAAGCAGCGCGGGCGCCCCCGCGTGTTCTCGCCCAACCACGGCAAGCTTCCTGGGGAAACGCCTCGGGGGGGATGCAAGCCGCAAGTTGCGTACCATCACATTTTCTACAACAATTCTTCCTACGACGGCTACGATGCTTCGCCTTCCCCGGAGGACGATGCCGCCATTGCGCCGGACAAGGTTGTCCTTTTGCCCGGGGAAACCTCCTCCTTTGTCAATTACACCAATTACGAAAAAGGCCTCAACGGCATCATGGTGGACCTGGCCTTCTCGCCGAATCCCGCCGGGATCACAGCCGCGGACTTCACGTTCCAGCAGTCGTTTACTTGGGCTGTGACTATGGCCCCTTCGAGCGTGACCGTGAGGGAAGGAGCGGGCGTGGGAGGCTCCGATCGGGTCACCATCATTTGGCCGGACAATGTTCTTCAGAGGAAATGGGTGCGAGTGACCGTCCTCGCCACGCCGAACACCGGCCTGGAAGAAAACGAGGTCCACTACTGGGGGAATGCCATCGGGGAAGCGGATGTGGGGAATGAACCCTTGCGCTATAACGTAAACTATCTTGATGAAGAAGAACTGCGGGCCCGTGTGACGAGCTCCGCATCCATCACCAACAAGTACGACGTGAACCGGGACGGCGTCGTGGATGCCGTGGACGAGCTCATCGCGCACAACAACCCCGCCGGTTACGCCCCCGGTTCAACTAATCCCGGAGGACCGTACAGGACTCTCAGGGTCCTGACAGCGACAGAGGAAGAGCCCGAATTTGTCTACGAATAA